A window of the Aeromicrobium phoceense genome harbors these coding sequences:
- a CDS encoding phosphoribosylaminoimidazolesuccinocarboxamide synthase, producing MPLEIPGATHLHSGKVRDLYTYGDHLLMVASDRVSAYDFILEPGIPDKGEILTRMSLWWFDQLEDLVPHHVVSTDVPPEVAGRALVVERLDMFPVECVARGYLTGSGLIDYRETGAVCGIPLPDGLVDGSRLDEPIFTPATKADLGEHDENVSFEAIVATVGAEMAERLRDLTLAVYGRAEEIARERGIILADTKLEFGARPDGTIVLADEVLTPDSSRFWPADRYVPGQAQPSYDKQFVRDWLTSAESGWDRASDTPPPRLPDEIVERTRERYIEAYERLTGLSW from the coding sequence ATGCCGCTGGAGATCCCCGGAGCCACCCACCTGCACTCGGGCAAGGTGCGCGACCTGTACACGTACGGCGACCACCTGCTGATGGTCGCCTCCGACCGGGTGAGCGCCTACGACTTCATCCTCGAGCCGGGGATCCCCGACAAGGGCGAGATCCTCACCCGGATGAGCCTGTGGTGGTTCGACCAGTTGGAAGACCTCGTGCCGCACCATGTCGTCAGCACCGACGTGCCGCCCGAGGTCGCGGGGCGGGCGCTGGTCGTCGAGCGGCTCGACATGTTCCCGGTGGAGTGCGTCGCCCGCGGCTACCTCACCGGCTCCGGCCTGATCGACTACCGCGAGACGGGCGCCGTGTGCGGCATCCCGCTGCCCGACGGCCTCGTCGACGGCTCGCGGCTGGACGAGCCGATCTTCACCCCCGCCACGAAGGCCGACCTCGGCGAGCACGACGAGAACGTCTCGTTCGAGGCGATCGTGGCGACCGTCGGCGCCGAGATGGCCGAGCGACTGCGCGACCTCACCCTGGCGGTCTACGGCCGTGCCGAGGAGATCGCCCGCGAGCGCGGCATCATCCTGGCCGACACGAAGCTCGAGTTCGGCGCCCGCCCGGACGGCACCATCGTCCTGGCCGACGAGGTGCTGACGCCCGACTCGTCGCGCTTCTGGCCCGCCGACCGGTACGTGCCCGGGCAGGCCCAGCCCAGCTATGACAAGCAGTTCGTCCGCGACTGGCTGACGTCGGCCGAGTCGGGCTGGGACCGGGCGTCGGACACTCCGCCGCCGCGGCTGCCCGACGAGATCGTCGAGCGCACCCGCGAGCGCTACATCGAGGCCTACGAGAGGCTCACCGGGCTGAGCTGGTGA
- a CDS encoding MFS transporter, with protein MTTTLLVSALVVYSAQGMLVPVLAPVTRLVGLGEVDLGAVMTLSAAMLVVAGPWWGREVDRIGVHAVLVRGLLIATVGATGFAVMTELAAREELPRWVVLGAFALTRGVLYGLGFAAVPVAALTYLASTSQGAIERTKAMGAFGAVQGISLVVGPALGGLAAIGGLLLPVYLAPVLVGATLVAVWLLPVPERQERPERERLGFRDPRVLPFLLAGGALFLGLALVEIILGFLVQDRLGLSDTATAQVVAVAGVLIGIGFAVTQAFVAPRVPGGPRALIVVGSLVAAVGYAGAVFASSTATLLPAMVVVAAGLGLAVPGYNAGATLAVEPSEHAAVAGQLSATVGLTYVAGPVMGAGLYGLNDVAPIVGAGLLSVVAAGLAFARLRPVAR; from the coding sequence ATGACCACGACCCTGCTGGTGTCGGCCCTCGTCGTCTACAGCGCACAGGGGATGCTCGTCCCGGTCCTGGCACCCGTCACACGCCTCGTCGGGCTCGGCGAGGTCGATCTCGGCGCGGTCATGACGCTGTCGGCGGCGATGCTCGTGGTCGCCGGGCCGTGGTGGGGCCGCGAGGTCGACCGCATCGGCGTGCACGCCGTGCTGGTCCGCGGGCTGCTGATCGCCACCGTGGGTGCCACGGGGTTCGCCGTGATGACCGAGCTCGCGGCACGGGAGGAGCTGCCCCGTTGGGTCGTCCTCGGGGCGTTCGCACTGACGCGGGGGGTGCTCTACGGGCTGGGCTTCGCGGCCGTGCCGGTGGCGGCGCTGACGTACCTCGCCTCCACGAGCCAGGGCGCGATCGAGCGCACGAAGGCGATGGGCGCGTTCGGCGCGGTCCAGGGCATCTCTCTGGTGGTCGGGCCCGCGCTCGGCGGCCTCGCGGCGATCGGCGGACTGCTGCTGCCGGTGTACCTCGCGCCGGTGCTGGTCGGTGCCACCCTCGTCGCCGTCTGGCTCCTGCCGGTGCCCGAGCGGCAGGAGCGTCCGGAGCGCGAGCGACTCGGGTTCCGCGATCCTCGCGTGCTGCCGTTCCTCCTGGCCGGTGGCGCGCTGTTCCTCGGCCTGGCGCTCGTGGAGATCATCCTGGGCTTCCTCGTGCAGGACCGGCTCGGACTGTCGGACACCGCCACCGCACAGGTGGTCGCCGTCGCCGGCGTGCTGATCGGCATCGGGTTCGCGGTGACGCAGGCCTTCGTGGCACCGCGGGTGCCCGGCGGGCCCCGGGCGCTCATCGTGGTCGGCAGCCTGGTCGCGGCGGTCGGCTACGCCGGAGCCGTGTTCGCCTCCAGCACGGCCACCCTGCTCCCGGCGATGGTCGTCGTCGCGGCGGGGCTGGGGCTCGCGGTGCCCGGCTACAACGCCGGCGCCACCCTCGCGGTCGAGCCGAGTGAGCACGCCGCCGTCGCGGGACAGCTCTCCGCCACCGTCGGCCTCACCTACGTGGCCGGCCCGGTCATGGGCGCCGGGCTCTACGGGCTCAACGACGTGGCGCCGATCGTGGGCGCCGGGCTGCTGTCGGTCGTGGCAGCCGGATTGGCCTTCGCGCGGCTGCGACCCGTGGCACGATGA
- a CDS encoding maltokinase N-terminal cap-like domain-containing protein, whose product MGVVHPGSELNPTKAELLEAWLPHQPWWPAGASVPPFQSNFRFDDPEGEVGIESFLLPVGDEVVHVPLTYRSAPLEGADLVGEMDHSVLGRRWVYDGATDPVYVAETSAVIREGRGEVTMLMPDGSRISRRSVTASVHGSGSGDGTLHVERIVDAQAPAEATGLLTATWAEHPGPVVLAWLA is encoded by the coding sequence ATGGGCGTCGTTCATCCGGGTTCCGAGCTGAACCCCACCAAGGCCGAGCTGCTCGAGGCATGGCTGCCCCACCAGCCGTGGTGGCCGGCCGGCGCGTCGGTCCCGCCGTTCCAGTCGAACTTCCGCTTCGACGATCCCGAGGGCGAGGTGGGGATCGAGTCGTTCCTGCTCCCGGTCGGCGACGAGGTCGTGCACGTCCCGCTGACCTACCGCTCGGCCCCGCTCGAGGGCGCTGACCTCGTGGGCGAGATGGACCACTCGGTGCTCGGTCGCCGGTGGGTCTACGACGGCGCGACCGATCCCGTCTACGTCGCCGAGACGTCCGCCGTGATCCGTGAGGGCCGCGGCGAGGTCACGATGCTGATGCCCGACGGCAGTCGCATCTCGCGTCGCTCGGTCACCGCGTCGGTGCACGGCAGCGGCTCGGGCGACGGCACGCTCCACGTCGAGCGGATCGTGGACGCCCAGGCACCTGCTGAGGCAACCGGCCTCCTCACCGCGACGTGGGCGGAGCACCCCGGCCCCGTCGTACTGGCCTGGCTCGCCTGA
- the purB gene encoding adenylosuccinate lyase, with protein MTTPNVLASRYASAELARIWSPEHKIVLERQLWIAVLKAQRDLGVETPDGVIEAHEAVVDQVDLESIAARERVTRHDVKARIEEFAALAGSEHIHKGMTSRDLTENVEQLQVRASLALVRDRAVAALARLGRLAGEHAELVMAGRSHNVAAQATTMGKRFATTADELLVGIERVEQLIARYPLRGIKGPVGTGQDMLDLLGGDEAKLADLEQRVAAHLGFERTFTSVGQVYPRSLDFDAVSALVQLVAAPSSLALTVRLMAGNELVTEGFKPGQVGSSAMPHKMNTRSCERVNGLAVVLRGYASMVGELSGDQWNEGDVSCSVVRRVALPDAFYAADGLFETFLTVLDEFGVFPAVVQRELDRYLPFLATTKVLMAAVRHGVGRETAHEAIKEHAVAVALEMREQGTADNDLLDRLAADDRLGLTAEDLQRLVAEPLAFTGAAVSQVSAVLSQVDAVLKRHPDAAAYAPGAIL; from the coding sequence GTGACCACTCCGAACGTCCTCGCCTCCCGTTACGCGTCCGCCGAGCTGGCACGCATCTGGTCGCCCGAGCACAAGATCGTCCTCGAGCGCCAGCTGTGGATCGCGGTCCTGAAGGCCCAGCGCGACCTCGGCGTCGAGACCCCCGACGGCGTCATCGAGGCGCACGAGGCGGTCGTCGACCAGGTCGACCTCGAGTCGATCGCCGCGCGCGAGCGCGTGACCCGCCACGACGTGAAGGCCCGCATCGAGGAGTTCGCCGCCCTCGCCGGGAGCGAGCACATCCACAAGGGCATGACCTCGCGCGACCTGACCGAGAACGTGGAGCAGCTCCAGGTCCGCGCCTCGCTGGCGCTGGTGCGCGACCGAGCCGTCGCCGCGCTGGCGCGCCTGGGCCGGCTGGCCGGTGAGCACGCCGAACTGGTGATGGCCGGACGCAGCCACAACGTCGCCGCGCAGGCCACCACGATGGGCAAGCGCTTCGCGACCACCGCCGACGAGCTGCTCGTCGGCATCGAGCGCGTCGAGCAGCTGATCGCCCGGTACCCGCTGCGCGGGATCAAGGGCCCGGTCGGCACCGGCCAGGACATGCTCGACCTCCTCGGTGGCGACGAGGCGAAGCTCGCCGACCTCGAGCAGCGCGTCGCGGCGCACCTGGGCTTCGAGCGCACGTTCACGAGCGTCGGTCAGGTCTACCCACGGTCCCTCGACTTCGACGCCGTCAGCGCGCTGGTCCAGCTGGTCGCCGCGCCGTCGAGCCTGGCGCTCACGGTGCGCCTCATGGCGGGCAACGAGCTGGTCACGGAGGGCTTCAAGCCCGGCCAGGTCGGCTCGTCGGCGATGCCCCACAAGATGAACACCCGCTCGTGCGAGCGCGTCAACGGTCTCGCGGTGGTGCTGCGGGGCTACGCGTCCATGGTGGGCGAGCTCTCCGGCGACCAGTGGAACGAGGGCGACGTGTCGTGCTCGGTCGTGCGCCGCGTGGCTCTGCCGGACGCGTTCTACGCCGCCGACGGCCTGTTCGAGACGTTCCTGACCGTGCTGGACGAGTTCGGGGTGTTCCCGGCCGTGGTCCAGCGCGAGCTCGACCGCTACCTGCCGTTCCTGGCCACCACGAAGGTCCTGATGGCGGCGGTGCGGCACGGCGTCGGTCGCGAGACCGCCCACGAGGCCATCAAGGAGCACGCCGTCGCGGTCGCGCTCGAGATGCGCGAGCAGGGCACCGCCGACAACGACCTGCTCGACCGGTTGGCCGCCGACGACCGTCTCGGCCTCACGGCCGAGGACCTCCAGCGCCTCGTCGCCGAGCCGCTGGCCTTCACGGGCGCCGCCGTCTCCCAGGTCTCCGCGGTGCTGTCGCAGGTCGACGCCGTGCTGAAGCGCCACCCCGACGCCGCCGCCTACGCGCCGGGCGCCATCCTCTGA
- a CDS encoding Lrp/AsnC family transcriptional regulator, translating into MYASWQGLPELPEIDLALVHALQVAPRAPWSAIGRTIGVDPATAARRWDRLVAERLAWFVVRPSAEQLAADRDAVVLKLKVRPGSEVRVAERIAAEEEVYAVDLLAGEDDIAVVLVGRGLGAMRERVDTLVGSDPDVFMTRVFFIATVHREDAQWRLGALDADQELALDRRSDGPVSAPDDDVLQQLTEALVEEPRMSVADIARRLDRPEPTARRLLDRALRSRAIRLGCDVVASAGGAGRAVMLEVRADDPRAVGPVMSEFPCVVRCAAVVAPGNLALVARFGALGDLVDFEAAAAAQVPGWQVLDRATIVRSVKRQGRVLDDDGRVLLSGAAG; encoded by the coding sequence ATGTACGCGTCGTGGCAGGGCCTTCCCGAGCTGCCTGAGATCGACCTCGCCCTGGTCCATGCCCTCCAGGTGGCGCCGCGCGCGCCGTGGAGCGCGATCGGTCGCACGATCGGCGTCGACCCGGCCACTGCTGCCCGCCGGTGGGACCGCCTGGTCGCCGAGCGTCTCGCCTGGTTCGTGGTCCGCCCGAGCGCGGAGCAGCTGGCGGCCGACCGCGACGCCGTCGTCCTGAAGCTGAAGGTCCGTCCCGGCTCGGAGGTGCGGGTCGCCGAGAGGATCGCCGCCGAGGAGGAGGTCTACGCGGTCGACCTGCTGGCCGGCGAGGACGACATCGCCGTGGTGCTGGTCGGCCGCGGACTCGGCGCCATGCGTGAGCGCGTCGACACCCTCGTGGGCTCGGATCCCGACGTCTTCATGACGCGCGTCTTCTTCATCGCCACGGTTCACCGTGAGGACGCGCAGTGGCGCCTCGGCGCATTGGACGCCGATCAGGAGCTCGCGCTCGACCGGCGCAGCGACGGCCCCGTGTCCGCTCCGGACGACGACGTCCTCCAGCAACTCACCGAGGCCCTGGTCGAGGAGCCGCGGATGAGCGTCGCGGACATCGCCCGCCGGCTCGACCGCCCCGAGCCGACGGCACGCCGCCTGCTCGACCGGGCGCTGCGCTCGCGCGCGATCCGCCTCGGCTGCGACGTGGTGGCCTCGGCCGGTGGCGCGGGCCGCGCCGTGATGCTGGAGGTCCGGGCCGACGATCCGCGGGCCGTCGGCCCCGTGATGAGCGAGTTCCCGTGCGTCGTGCGCTGCGCCGCCGTGGTGGCCCCGGGCAACCTCGCCCTCGTCGCGCGGTTCGGCGCCCTCGGGGACCTCGTCGACTTCGAGGCCGCCGCCGCAGCGCAGGTGCCGGGGTGGCAGGTGCTCGACCGGGCCACGATCGTCCGCAGCGTCAAGCGCCAGGGGCGGGTCCTGGACGACGACGGCCGCGTCCTGCTCTCCGGCGCCGCAGGCTGA
- the purD gene encoding phosphoribosylamine--glycine ligase translates to MKVLVIGTGGREHALSLALSRDSQVTEVHAAPGNPGMAAVATLHPVDPLDGAAVADLATRIGAGLVVVGPEAPLVAGVADAVREAGIACFGPTAEAAQLEGSKAFAKQVMAAADVPTAMARVCETPEQVADALDTFGPPYVVKDDALAAGKGVVVTEDRQVAFDHGVSCARVVIEEYLDGPEVSLFAITDGSTVLPLQPAQDFKRALDGDEGPNTGGMGAYTPLAWAPDDLVSDVTQRVLLPTVKEMAARGTPFQGLLYAGLALTSRGTRVVEFNARFGDPETQALLSLLRTPLSALLHGAATGTLAEVGLPQWHDGSAVTVVIASEHYPESPVTGDRIDGVDEADALEGVDVIHAGTKIDEDGNLVTAGGRVLSVTAVGADLDEARRRAYAGVDLVRIRGAHHRRDIAAHLPE, encoded by the coding sequence GTGAAGGTTCTCGTCATCGGCACCGGCGGCCGCGAGCACGCCCTGTCCCTGGCCCTCTCCCGTGACTCCCAGGTCACCGAGGTCCACGCCGCCCCGGGCAACCCGGGCATGGCGGCCGTCGCCACGCTGCACCCGGTCGACCCACTGGACGGCGCGGCCGTGGCCGACCTCGCCACGAGGATCGGTGCCGGCCTGGTCGTCGTCGGCCCCGAGGCGCCCTTGGTGGCCGGCGTCGCCGACGCCGTTCGGGAGGCCGGCATCGCCTGCTTCGGCCCCACTGCCGAGGCGGCCCAGCTCGAGGGCTCGAAGGCGTTCGCGAAGCAGGTCATGGCCGCCGCCGACGTCCCCACCGCCATGGCCCGGGTCTGCGAGACCCCTGAGCAGGTGGCCGACGCGCTCGACACCTTCGGCCCGCCCTACGTCGTCAAGGACGACGCGCTCGCCGCCGGCAAGGGCGTCGTCGTCACCGAGGACCGCCAGGTCGCGTTCGACCACGGCGTCTCCTGCGCCCGCGTCGTGATCGAGGAGTACCTCGACGGTCCGGAGGTCTCGCTGTTCGCGATCACCGACGGCTCGACGGTGCTGCCGCTGCAGCCGGCCCAGGACTTCAAGCGCGCCCTCGACGGCGACGAAGGGCCCAACACCGGCGGCATGGGGGCGTACACGCCGCTCGCATGGGCGCCCGACGACCTCGTGAGCGACGTGACCCAGCGCGTCCTGCTGCCCACCGTCAAGGAGATGGCCGCGCGCGGCACCCCCTTCCAGGGTCTGCTCTACGCAGGCCTGGCCCTCACCAGCCGGGGCACGCGCGTGGTCGAGTTCAACGCGCGCTTCGGCGACCCCGAGACCCAGGCCCTGCTGTCGCTGCTCAGGACGCCCCTGTCGGCGCTGCTGCACGGCGCGGCCACCGGCACGCTCGCCGAGGTCGGCCTGCCGCAGTGGCACGACGGCTCGGCCGTCACGGTGGTCATCGCGTCGGAGCACTACCCGGAGTCGCCGGTCACGGGCGACCGCATCGACGGCGTCGACGAGGCCGACGCGCTCGAGGGCGTCGACGTGATCCACGCGGGGACCAAGATCGACGAGGACGGCAACCTCGTGACGGCGGGTGGACGCGTCCTGTCGGTCACCGCCGTGGGTGCCGATCTCGACGAGGCGCGACGTCGCGCGTACGCCGGGGTCGATCTGGTCCGGATCCGCGGGGCCCACCACCGGCGGGACATCGCGGCGCATCTCCCGGAATGA